One stretch of Anolis carolinensis isolate JA03-04 chromosome 3, rAnoCar3.1.pri, whole genome shotgun sequence DNA includes these proteins:
- the hps6 gene encoding BLOC-2 complex member HPS6 → MTQARTLLLRQILDWDDFIHSRALRELLLDQLPNRVLASPDGQHLLLLCRSRVVAFQRLGTEGGGDLERSWHPPQPPVVGLFFLESPSAAIPWVLGVVWERGKAELWRFVPSTGWHMLQSLELCHGGRARIISVCSWRGQLVWCEERPALGALMTPERRAFQYCICTRSLQIGEQGAQLSPLRVILHNSPLYQVLASPSGVFLVPTPDTFTNIAKFIIIWQPENATISVAAPSRGCICTKASHPGSEVDFKKLVLGYVSFLASMDVLIIHGCALSSCGGLLLVTKAGMVELVQPNGTWRPVFDFGESAVAPGQQVQLKAFGSTLACLLGGALHLVDLDSRQLIEKKGLSTDGVLFLDFGTGVGEEEEMQLLAPNGIYNLDLSNAATESQPEPNLVEMVFEEACKYYQRRSLSNSQLTVEKLKKGDMFQAPIALSAILCHSLTPKDKKPRILTEPYAKLLSTMQLELQSYQNLELLKARVVGASESEVESYGDALVEQELSRLLHLDSNKENLEYLNAIFSSFPKASWKAIQNHLQLQQNGDGILAARATPDIWKKILWGPLSSLSKQEEGTLNGVLPLFELICLALHQFKPKWLPQFVELSQEYMGATWTYSSKEGPEGSVPLYKRALAVLPRRHKCSVADRDMEIELLLSSQRPKAILQAIGQLIRHQRWQRVMEAAEKFSRLSPLLNKEIFIILLGEFSKHRALDPYSDMLWELCPADLSASDLLSVIQQHLSPADCDPSPFPPEGSSQLTVGLLKPLLHKLTPSPSGRAEMYADALQGPTFPPPTPPRQHHVLPKAAASQEELTPFQSHT, encoded by the coding sequence ATGACCCAAGCCAGGACACTCCTGCTGCGGCAGATCTTGGACTGGGATGACTTCATCCACAGCCGTGCCTTGAGGGAGCTTCTGTTGGACCAGTTGCCCAACCGCGTCCTTGCCAGCCCGGATGGGCAGCACCTGCTTCTTCTGTGCCGCTCTCGGGTCGTGGCCTTCCAACGTCTGGGCACCGAAGGAGGGGGTGACCTAGAGAGGAGCTGGCATCCACCCCAGCCGCCTGTGGTGGGGCTGTTTTTCCTGGAAAGCCCTTCTGCCGCCATCCCTTGGGTGCTGGGCGTTGTCTGGGAGAGGGGCAAGGCTGAGCTGTGGCGCTTTGTGCCCTCCACCGGGTGGCACATGCTTCAGAGCCTGGAACTGTGCCACGGAGGCCGGGCCCGCATCATCTCCGTCTGTAGCTGGAGGGGTCAGCTGGTGTGGTGTGAGGAGAGGCCTGCCTTGGGTGCCCTGATGACCCCAGAAAGGAGAGCCTTCCAGTACTGCATTTGCACCCGTAGCCTCCAGATTGGGGAACAGGGAGCCCAGCTGAGCCCGCTGAGGGTCATCTTGCACAATAGCCCTCTTTATCAAGTGCTGGCCTCACCTTCCGGTGTCTTCTTGGTGCCCACTCCAGACACCTTCACAAACATCGCCAAATTTATCATCATCTGGCAGCCCGAGAATGCTACCATTTCTGTTGCTGCTCCATCCAGGGGGTGCATTTGCACAAAAGCCTCTCATCCTGGCAGTGAAGTGGACTTCAAGAAGCTGGTGTTGGGCTATGTGAGCTTCCTGGCCTCCATGGACGTCTTGATCATCCACGGCTGTGCCCTCTCCAGCTGCGGGGGGCTCCTCCTGGTTACCAAGGCAGGCATGGTGGAGCTGGTGCAACCCAATGGGACGTGGAGACCCGTCTTTGACTTTGGGGAGAGTGCTGTGGCCCCAGGGCAGCAGGTCCAGCTGAAAGCCTTTGGGAGCACCCTGGCCTGCTTGTTGGGAGGAGCGCTTCACCTTGTGGACTTGGACAGTAGGCAGCTGATAGAGAAGAAAGGCCTGAGCACCGACGGAGTGCTTTTCTTGGACTTCGGAACAGgagtgggagaggaggaggagatgcagCTCCTTGCTCCAAATGGCATTTACAACCTTGACTTGTCTAATGCTGCTACAGAGAGTCAGCCCGAACCCAACCTGGTTGAGATGGTGTTCGAGGAGGCCTGCAAGTACTATCAACGGCGGAGCCTCAGCAACTCCCAGCTCACTGTGGAGAAGCTCAAGAAAGGGGACATGTTTCAGGCCCCTATTGCACTTTCTGCCATCCTGTGCCATAGTCTTACTCCCAAGGACAAGAAGCCCAGGATCCTCACGGAGCCTTATGCCAAGCTGCTGAGCACAATGCAGTTGGAACTGCAAAGCTATCAGAACCTGGAACTGCTCAAGGCCCGTGTGGTCGGAGCCTCTGAAAGTGAGGTGGAGAGCTATGGGGATGCCCTGGTGGAGCAGGAGCTCAGCCGCCTTCTGCACTTGGACTCCAACAAGGAAAACTTAGAGTACCTGAACGCTATCTTCAGTTCCTTCCCAAAGGCATCCTGGAAAGCCATCCAGAATCACCTCCAACTACAGCAGAATGGCGATGGCATTCTGGCAGCGAGAGCTACTCCAGATATATGGAAGAAAATTCTGTGGGGACCGCTATCCAGCCTCAGTAAGCAAGAGGAGGGGACCCTCAATGGAGTGCTCCCCCTTTTTGAACTTATCTGCCTTGCACTCCACCAGTTCAAGCCTAAATGGCTGCCTCAGTTTGTGGAGCTGTCCCAAGAGTATATGGGGGCCACTTGGACTTACAGCAGCAAAGAGGGCCCTGAGGGCAGTGTTCCTCTCTACAAGAGAGCCTTAGCTGTGCTGCCACGGAGACACAAGTGCTCAGTAGCCGACAGGGACATGGAAATTGAACTTTTACTATCTAGCCAGAGACCCAAAGCCATCCTGCAGGCCATTGGTCAACTCATCCGGCACCAGAGGTGGCAGAGGGTGATGGAGGCTGCGGAAAAGTTCTCCAGGCTGAGCCCTTTGCTGAACAAAGAGATTTTTATTATACTCCTGGGGGAGTTTTCCAAGCATAGAGCCCTGGACCCTTACTCGGACATGTTGTGGGAACTCTGTCCTGCAGATCTGAGTGCTTCTGACCTCCTGAGTGTTATCCAGCAGCACTTAAGCCCAGCAGATTGTGATCCCTCTCCTTTTCCTCCAGAGGGGTCATCCCAGCTGACAGTCGGTCTGCTGAAACCCCTGTTGCACAAACTGACACCGAGCCCATCAGGCCGGGCTGaaatgtatgctgatgctttacAGGGCCCCACTTTCCCTCCACCAACTCCCCCCAGGCAGCACCATGTTCTTCCAAAGGCAGCAGCTTCCCAGGAAGAGCTAACTCCCTTTCAAAGCCACACATAA